In Marinobacter qingdaonensis, the genomic stretch GGTGCCCGCCCTGAACAACGCCAGCTCTGCCGTAGAGAGGCATGCGACCAGCCTGCCCTATGGCTCTCGGTTGCATACAGCCGTGGTCTCGGGTAACTGCGCCGGCGGCATCGTCTCCACCAACAGCGACCGGTATGCCGTTCTGGTCACCAACGATCCGGTGTCAAAGCGCCCGGTTACCATCGAACGCCGCGTGGAGCAGTTGATCCAGGCCCCCAACCAGACCGCCTACAACCCGTTTCTCATGCCGAATGACAGCATTGTCTGCTACGACTCCCGCGTGACCAATCTCAGGGACATCGGACGCGCCATCGGCGACATTCTCAACCCGTTCGGATGGTTCTTCTGATGACCTCTGCGGCAGGACCGTCCGAACCGGGATCTACGCCCGGTACAGGCCTGATCCGTCGCCTGGTCGTTGAAGGTAGCAGCCTGCCGCCCAGAGCCCGTGCCCGACTCTACTTGATCATCTTCGGCACCATCCTGCTGCTGGTCTGGGGGCCGATCAGTCTGATGCTGGCCTTGAAGCCCGACACGTACACCAGTGAGTGGACGCTGATCCTGCCCGGCACCGGTAACGGTCTGGCCCTGAACCTGGACAGCATCGGTCAGGCGGCGGCCAACTCGGCATCGCCCTACACCAACAGCTCGGTCGACCCGGTGGTGAACTACAAGGCCATCGCTCAGAGCAGCTCTGTACTTGCTCAAGCAGCGAGGGCTCTGGACATGACCCTGACGGAGTTCGGCCAGCCAAAAATCAAGCTTGTTGATCAGACCGCGCTGATGGAATTTCGCATCACGGGCCGGACATCCGAGCAGGCCTACCAGAAAGCCATCGCGCTTAACCAAGCTTTGAAGCATCGACTCGACCAGCTCAGGGACGACGAAGCCGAGCAGCAGGCCGCTGCCAGCCTGGCCATGCTCGAACAGTTCAACAGCAAACTGGAGCAAGCCCAACAGCAGAAGCTGTCCTACCAGATCAATGCGGACATTATCTCGCTGAACCAGTTCGAAGAATTGATTGAGACCCTGGAAGCCCGTAAACAGCATCAGCAGACGATGGCCAAGCGCCAGCAGGCACTGCTGCAACGGATCGAAACCCTGAAAACGGGGCTGGCTGTGAGTGAGTCGGAATTGGCCTACGCGCTCGCTCTGCGCAGCGACTCGGCGTTCCAGCAGATGGTCAGCCAGCACGCGGCGGTACATACCCAGATCTCCACCATCGACGGCGTCTGGGGTCACAACCACCCACAACTGAACCAGCTGAATGTGGCGCACGACACGGTGGAAGCGGAACTGATCCGTCGCGGTCGTTACGTCACCCAGAACGAACGTCTGACGGCCCGCCAACTGGTTCAGCTCGGCACTCATTCAGAGCACGACCATGCGTTGATCGAACTGCTGGAGCTCACCGCAGAAAGGGACGGTCTGGTGGCCGAGATTCGGATGGAGGCCGAACAGATCGACCAACTCCAGCGACGCATTGAGACCGGCGCCGCCCAGGCCATTCGTCTGGAGGACCTGAACCGCAAGCAGCAGGTATCCACCGCCGTCTTTTCTACCGCCTTGGCCAAGCAGGACATCGGCAATGCAGATCGGTTCTCCTCCTACCCGCTGGTCCAGATGCTGACAGCGCCCAGTCAACCCGAAACACCCGATCGCATGATGAAAACGCTGGCTCTTCTGGGCGGCATTGCAGCCACGCTGGGCACCGCCTTCGGTCTCGGCTTGCTTTGGATAAGAAAATCATGGCTCCGGAAAGTACTGAAGAACGCCTAGTCTGGACCGCTCTGGTCTGGACCTATCCCCTGTATTTTCTGGGGGCACTGTACCTGTCCGGACCGGTTGTGGGCTGGTTGCTGTTCTTGCTGTTTCTCGGACGCTTCGCTCGTGGCGAACAGCAACAGCGGATTCCGCTGGCCGTATGGCTTTGGTGCGCCGGCATGCTGGTGATGCTGATCAGCCTGGTGATTGGCCACGTGCTGAACCACCTGGGCACGGTCCAGCTCATCAAATCCTCGATCGGCTGGGCCAAGGGCTGGGCGCTTCTGGCGATTTTCATCCTGGCAGGCACGCAACACATTCGCCCAGAGATTCTGGTTCGCGGGGCGATGCATGTGTGCCTGCACACACTGATGTTGCTGCCTCTGTTTATCGGCGCCTGGCTATTGCGCCTGCCGGAAACCGCTTACGTGTCGCCCATCAAAATGATCGGCGGCCCCGGCCCCGAATTTTTCGCCGTGTCGCTCTATGAAATCGATCCGGGCAGTGGGTTGCCTCGCTGGCGCCTGTTCACACCCTGGGCGCCGGCACTGGGCTTTGTTGCCAACGTCTTTTTCCTGCTCAGCCGTCTCGAGACCGACCGTTTCTGGCGCAGAAGCGGCGTCACCGCGAGCGTGATGATGATTCTGATGTCCCAGTCACGCCTGGCTCTGCTGGCGCTGATCTTCATGGTGGGCCTGCTGTGGGCATGGCGGCGCCTGAGTGCCCCCGCCATCGCCTTCTGCACCGCTGCAGGCGCTTTCGTTTTTGCTTTCGCCGGAGGCTGGATTCTGGAAACGCTGGCCTCTTCCTACGATGCCATCAAGGCGGCCCGTGCCGATTCCACTCGGGTCAGAGAAACGCTGGCGCGCATTGCATTGCAGCGCTGGGAGAACGAGGCCCCCGTCTGGGGTCACGGTGTCGTCGAACGCGGCCCTCATCTGGTGGAGTACATGCCCATTGGCAGCCACCACAGCTGGTATGGGCTGCTGTTCGTCAAGGGCGTGGTGGGCTTGCTGGCTCTGGCAATTCCTATGGCCTGCTCTGTGTGCGCGCTGATCCGAGCCGGTGCCGCGCTGCCCTGCCGGGTGGCTGCCTGCTGTGCGCTACTGCTGTTTGCCTATACCTTCGGTGAAAACCTGGAGATCCTCGCCTACCTGATCTGGCCTGGCCTGATCATGATCGGCGTCGGCCACCGTCTGGCCGCAGAAAACAGGACCAAAGCGGCCCCGAACCTTCCACAACTCGCTCGACCCTGTCGACAGGAGACCCTCCATGGCGAAGCCTGATAAACCACGCGTAACCGTCGTCGTACCCCGTTATTGGCCAGCAACCGGCGGCTCAGAACTACACGCCCACCTGTTGGTGAACGGCCTGTGCGAGCAGGGCTGGGGCGTGAACGTGATCACTCAGGTGTTGACCAACACCGAGAACTGCGAACTGGCCGCCACCTTTGCCTCCTCCCAGACGTTTGCAGACGGTGAGGCAGAGGTGACAGTGACGGCGCCCGAAGGCTGGAGAAAGCACATTCTGACCACCCTCGCCGAATCCCACCAATCGTCGGCCCTGGCCCGGCGCGGCTACGACAGCCTGATGCGTCCCTTTGCCACCGCCAACATCGTTGAGCGGGCCCGGGGATCTCAGCTCATCCATTTCATCTACAACGGCATGACAAGCGTCGCCGAAGCAGCCCTGGACGCCGCCCGCGCGCTCAACATTCCATTTGTGCTCACGCCCCTCGCCAACACCGAATTGCCACCGGGCACCGGTTGGGCGTCCCGACGAATGTCGCGAGTTCTGAAAGCGGCTGACAGCATCATCGCCCTGACCGAAGTCGAACGCACCTGGCTGATCGCCCGGGGAGCTCCTGAGGCCGCGACCACGGTCTGTCCGATGGGCCCGGTGATCA encodes the following:
- a CDS encoding O-antigen ligase family protein, which codes for MAPESTEERLVWTALVWTYPLYFLGALYLSGPVVGWLLFLLFLGRFARGEQQQRIPLAVWLWCAGMLVMLISLVIGHVLNHLGTVQLIKSSIGWAKGWALLAIFILAGTQHIRPEILVRGAMHVCLHTLMLLPLFIGAWLLRLPETAYVSPIKMIGGPGPEFFAVSLYEIDPGSGLPRWRLFTPWAPALGFVANVFFLLSRLETDRFWRRSGVTASVMMILMSQSRLALLALIFMVGLLWAWRRLSAPAIAFCTAAGAFVFAFAGGWILETLASSYDAIKAARADSTRVRETLARIALQRWENEAPVWGHGVVERGPHLVEYMPIGSHHSWYGLLFVKGVVGLLALAIPMACSVCALIRAGAALPCRVAACCALLLFAYTFGENLEILAYLIWPGLIMIGVGHRLAAENRTKAAPNLPQLARPCRQETLHGEA